Proteins encoded within one genomic window of Cytophagales bacterium:
- a CDS encoding helix-turn-helix transcriptional regulator, producing MEKQAFNRIKAVLAEKNKTNNWLADNLEMNRTTISKWCRNEMQPRVETLFKIAAILEVDVRELLVSTKRT from the coding sequence ATGGAGAAACAAGCTTTCAACCGGATAAAGGCAGTTCTAGCCGAGAAAAACAAAACCAATAATTGGTTAGCTGACAACTTAGAAATGAATCGAACCACCATCTCAAAGTGGTGTAGAAACGAGATGCAACCTAGAGTAGAGACGCTGTTTAAAATTGCGGCAATATTAGAGGTGGATGTACGAGAGCTGCTGGTTTCGACCAAACGCACTTAG